DNA from Variovorax sp. V213:
GGGCAAGCGCCTGTTCGGCTGGCCCGATGAAGTGGAAGACCTTGTCCAGGAATGCCTGCTCGCCATGCACAACCAACGCCATACCTACCAGAGCGACCAGCCGTTGACGGCCTGGGTGCATGCGATTGCGCGCTACAAGATGATCGACCTGCTGCGCGCCAAGTCCGCGCGCGAAGCGCTGCATGACCCGCTGGACGACGACCTGGCGGTGTTCGCCGAATCGGCCATCGATGCCAGCGACGCGCGGCGCGACCTGGGCGGCCTGCTGCAGACGCTGCCGGAGCGCCAGCGCCTGCCGATCGTGCACGTGAAGCTCGAAGGCCTCTCGGTGGCCGAGACCGCCAGCCTGACCGGCATGTCCGAGTCGGCCGTGAAGGTCGGCATCCATCGCGGGCTCAAGGCGCTCGCGGCAAAGATGGGAGGCAAGGCATCATGAAGACGGACGATCTCGTCGCCATGCTGGCCACCGGTCCCACGGCCGCGCCGCGCCGCGCCGCGGGGCGGCGCCTGGCCTTTGCGTTGCTGGCGGGGCTGCCCTTGTCGTTCGTCA
Protein-coding regions in this window:
- a CDS encoding sigma-70 family RNA polymerase sigma factor, whose protein sequence is MSDAEAALRGLFLRGLDGDAAAYREFLQKLSAHLRAFLGKRLFGWPDEVEDLVQECLLAMHNQRHTYQSDQPLTAWVHAIARYKMIDLLRAKSAREALHDPLDDDLAVFAESAIDASDARRDLGGLLQTLPERQRLPIVHVKLEGLSVAETASLTGMSESAVKVGIHRGLKALAAKMGGKAS